CCACCGAAGCCTTGCGTCGGGCTGCCAATTGTTCCGAGATCCTGCAAACTATCGAACGGGAGACCGGCCTGAAGGCGGAAATAATTTCGCCCCGGGCCGAAGCCGAATTGGCGTTCAAGGCGCTGGCCGCCCAGATAGATATAAACGGCAAAAACATCCTGCATTGGGATCTGGGCGGCGGCAGCCTGGAACTGAGCACTATCATAAATGGCACTCTTGCCGAATCTCAAAGCTTTGAACTTGGCGCCATACGGCTTTTACAAAACATCAAAGTATCGGACAAGGCCCAGGCGCTGTCTGATGTCACAACCCTGGCCGGCAATGCCCTGGCCTGGCTGAATGAAGCCCAGCGCCAACACCCAACTGATTTTCTGATCGGCACCGGAGGAAGCCTGGAACTGCTGGCAGATCTGGCGGTTCAGGTAACGGGTTCCGGCAAAAAAAATATTTTGCCCCGGGACGGGCTGGAAAAAGTGATTGATGCTTTGATACCGTTGGACATCGGGCAGAGGATGGAAAGATTCGGGTTGAAACCGGACCGGGCGGATGTGGCCCTGCCGGCGGCCTTGCTGCTTTTGGTCTTGCTCGGAAACATCAAACTGGACGAAATACAAGTTCCCGGGGTAGGTTTGAAAGAAGGTTTGATCATGGAAATAGCGCAATCGTTAAAGACGGGAAACGGCAATGACGGCTAAATTCGTCGAAGGGCAGGAGCTGCCGGGCAAGCTGATCGCGGTGGAGGGACTGGACGGCTCGGGCAAGTCCACCCAGATCCACCTGGTCAAACGCTGGCTAGAATTGGAGGGATACAAGGTGTTCTTCACCGAATGGAACTCCTCGCCCCTGCTGCGGCAGTCGGTGAAGAACGGCAAGCGGGAGCAGCTGCTGACGCCCACCACCTTTGCCCTGATCCACTGCACAGATTTCGCCGACCGCTACGAGCGCCAGATCCTGCCGCTGCTGCACGCCGGTTACATCGTGCTGGCCGACCGCTACATCTTCACCGCCTTCGCCCGGGATGCGGTGCGAGGCTGCGACCGGGAGTGGGTCAAAAGCCTGTACAGCTATGCGGTCCACCCCCAGGTCACCTTTTTCTTTGATGTGCCGCTGGACATGGCGCTGGCCCGGATAATGTCCGGGCGGCCCAAGCTCAAGCACTACGAGGCCGGAATGGATCTGGGGTATTCGCCCGACGTTATCATAAGCTTCAAGACTTTTCAGGGAAAGATGCGGGAGGAATACCTGCGGATGACAGATGAGTTCGGCTTCATAAAAATAGATGTGGGACGCCCGCCGGACCAGCTGCAAAAAGAAGTGCGGAGCCACATTCAGGAACGGATAGATCTGGAGAGATACAAATGGAAAACATCGCGCTGATCCCCAAAAGATTCTACGGCCGGGGACTGCCCCAGGTGGACCCGGATCAGCTTAACGGCAAACTGATCGT
This sequence is a window from candidate division TA06 bacterium. Protein-coding genes within it:
- the tmk gene encoding dTMP kinase, which gives rise to MTAKFVEGQELPGKLIAVEGLDGSGKSTQIHLVKRWLELEGYKVFFTEWNSSPLLRQSVKNGKREQLLTPTTFALIHCTDFADRYERQILPLLHAGYIVLADRYIFTAFARDAVRGCDREWVKSLYSYAVHPQVTFFFDVPLDMALARIMSGRPKLKHYEAGMDLGYSPDVIISFKTFQGKMREEYLRMTDEFGFIKIDVGRPPDQLQKEVRSHIQERIDLERYKWKTSR